A stretch of the bacterium genome encodes the following:
- the mutM gene encoding DNA-formamidopyrimidine glycosylase, with translation MPELPEVELIRSQLDEEVIGKFITEAVFDSENGNSLKLRQTRDLEEILPGKKILKARRRGKYLFLSLTDGYHLMFHLKMTGRLLLRERNSPIDEYLRLTVKLDDGRELRFTDRARFADCFLWDKDNLLELDKKLGPEPEKANPEYLLNALRQTSVTNIKEALLDQSIVAGVGNINADEALFVAKINPKRGPRELTELEVKALLNSVKQVLEKDLSNGGSTIDSYLNLYGQPGKNQESFYVYGRGGQSCRECGTVISYTEINSRRTHFCPNCQPDKQLSLF, from the coding sequence ATGCCAGAGCTACCAGAGGTTGAACTGATTCGAAGCCAACTTGATGAGGAAGTAATCGGCAAGTTCATAACTGAGGCTGTTTTTGATTCTGAAAACGGCAATTCCCTCAAACTGCGTCAAACTCGTGACCTAGAAGAAATTTTGCCTGGTAAAAAGATTCTCAAAGCGAGAAGAAGAGGGAAGTACTTGTTTCTTTCTTTGACCGATGGGTATCACCTGATGTTTCATTTGAAGATGACCGGACGGTTGCTTTTGCGTGAAAGAAATAGTCCTATAGATGAGTATTTACGACTGACGGTAAAACTTGATGATGGCCGTGAATTGCGCTTTACCGACCGAGCTAGATTTGCTGATTGTTTCCTTTGGGACAAAGATAATTTGCTAGAACTGGATAAAAAATTAGGACCAGAGCCGGAAAAAGCTAACCCAGAGTATTTGTTAAATGCTTTGCGTCAAACATCTGTTACAAACATCAAAGAAGCCCTTTTGGACCAGTCAATCGTTGCTGGAGTTGGCAATATTAATGCTGATGAAGCTCTCTTTGTTGCCAAGATAAATCCAAAACGGGGTCCAAGAGAGCTTACTGAGCTGGAGGTTAAAGCTTTGTTGAATTCAGTTAAGCAGGTTTTGGAAAAAGATTTGTCTAATGGTGGCAGCACGATCGACAGTTATTTAAATCTTTACGGACAACCGGGCAAAAACCAAGAATCTTTTTATGTTTACGGTCGGGGTGGTCAGAGTTGTCGAGAGTGTGGCACAGTGATCAGTTACACCGAAATCAACAGCCGCAGAACCCATTTTTGCCCAAACTGCCAACCTGATAAACAACTGAGCCTATTTTGA
- the mutM gene encoding DNA-formamidopyrimidine glycosylase has product MPELPEVETIRRDLEKEIVGHKIVDLWYDVPKMLQPSTAKVETIVGRHIVSAGRIGKLLLLGIENDGTIGIHLKLSGRLFIRKQTDPEDKFTHVIFKLDDGRELRFTEFRKFGYVKLIENSVELTEIKSKYGPEPLTADFTFDALKKVISKTSRAVKTVIMDQTKIAGVGNIYADEALWYAKIHPETASASLNEAEIEGLYQGIIKAIEQGIADRGTSVDDYLDIYGREGNHQKNLNVFRGHGEPCPRCGTMIKKTRVGGRGTHFCPNCQVKL; this is encoded by the coding sequence ATTCCGGAATTACCAGAAGTTGAAACAATTCGCCGCGATCTGGAAAAAGAAATTGTTGGTCACAAAATTGTGGATCTTTGGTACGATGTGCCGAAAATGCTACAGCCTTCGACAGCCAAAGTTGAAACGATCGTGGGCCGCCACATTGTTTCTGCTGGAAGAATCGGAAAATTACTCTTACTCGGTATCGAAAATGACGGGACAATTGGGATTCACTTGAAATTATCGGGAAGACTCTTCATTCGCAAACAAACTGATCCAGAAGATAAATTTACCCACGTTATTTTCAAGCTTGATGACGGCCGCGAACTACGCTTTACTGAATTTCGGAAATTTGGTTACGTTAAATTGATTGAGAATAGTGTTGAACTTACCGAAATCAAATCCAAGTATGGGCCCGAGCCTTTGACAGCTGATTTTACCTTTGACGCTCTTAAAAAAGTCATCAGCAAAACCTCACGGGCGGTAAAGACAGTAATTATGGATCAGACTAAAATCGCTGGAGTAGGTAATATTTATGCTGATGAAGCGCTTTGGTATGCTAAAATTCACCCAGAGACGGCTAGCGCATCTCTAAACGAAGCCGAAATCGAAGGACTTTATCAAGGTATTATCAAAGCTATTGAGCAAGGCATCGCGGATCGTGGTACTAGTGTTGATGATTATCTGGATATTTACGGTCGGGAAGGCAACCATCAGAAAAATTTGAACGTTTTTCGGGGTCACGGTGAGCCTTGTCCGAGATGTGGAACAATGATTAAAAAAACTCGCGTTGGTGGTCGGGGAACCCATTTTTGTCCAAACTGCCAAGTTAAACTTTAA
- a CDS encoding glycosyltransferase family 2 protein has translation MEYYFLSIVIPALNEEKYLPACLSSLNSQDYPKDKYEVIVVNNDSTDRTAEIATEMGARVVSCHEKGVAAVRQDGYEQAKGEIFVGTDSDTVQPTDWLSRINELFQSDPSLIAITGGAEFNSNSLLNQFLAKELFPINLQIMFALGKQSLSGFNFSVRRDAFEQVGGFDTSLASAEDVDLGVRLGKIGKVKFIRSLVVTTSSRRIDASRVKFFTHHLRNVIKFMILGQKPESFENIR, from the coding sequence ATGGAGTATTATTTTCTTTCCATCGTCATACCCGCCCTCAACGAAGAAAAGTACTTGCCAGCGTGTCTTTCTTCACTTAACTCACAGGATTACCCAAAAGATAAATATGAAGTGATTGTCGTCAACAACGACTCAACTGATCGGACCGCCGAAATTGCTACCGAAATGGGAGCCAGAGTCGTCTCTTGTCACGAAAAAGGGGTCGCCGCAGTGCGGCAAGACGGTTACGAGCAAGCCAAGGGGGAAATTTTTGTTGGGACTGACTCAGATACTGTTCAGCCAACAGACTGGCTGTCGAGAATAAACGAGCTTTTCCAATCTGATCCAAGTTTAATTGCAATTACTGGGGGAGCAGAGTTTAATTCGAATAGTTTGCTCAACCAATTTCTAGCCAAAGAACTTTTCCCAATCAATTTACAGATCATGTTTGCCTTGGGCAAACAATCTCTTAGCGGTTTCAATTTTTCGGTTAGGAGAGACGCTTTTGAGCAAGTTGGAGGCTTTGATACAAGCTTGGCTTCCGCTGAAGACGTTGATCTCGGAGTCAGACTGGGAAAAATAGGTAAAGTTAAATTTATCCGCAGTTTGGTCGTAACGACCTCATCACGAAGAATCGACGCTTCAAGGGTTAAGTTTTTTACCCATCATTTGCGCAACGTCATTAAATTTATGATTCTCGGTCAAAAGCCAGAAAGTTTTGAAAACATTCGTTAA
- a CDS encoding glycosyltransferase, which translates to MGFFTETYLPELNGTSVTLAYAKKELERAGHEVYIFAPKVKGYQEKDPTVMRLNSVKLVASEPEQRMALPIPNESFRKTLRVKLDLVHAHGGGSFSFLGYQLALAKGYPFILTYHAFLKHYTHYFLNGRLVNPRMVETASRVFCNQADVVIAPTEKMKVELESYGVTKPIEVVSNVFDLSQFGQAKKGFLHKKLKIDSGRPILLTVSRLGKEKNIDFLFRSFARVAKKDASSVFVVVGDGPEKENLKKLAQKLKISSRVKFTGYVSKESLPEVYADAEIFLFASKSETQGMVIPEAAASGLPFVVVQDQAFVGVVEDGRNGFEIKGKESDFAQKVLELLKNTEKRKAFGDYSKQLIKENFSVEDSIDKLIKVYEQAREIRAQKPRLSNKIQGRVKDFASLFKVVKELNKRIGFFNGSDS; encoded by the coding sequence GTGGGATTTTTTACTGAAACATATTTACCAGAACTAAATGGGACATCGGTAACTTTGGCTTATGCCAAAAAAGAGCTTGAAAGGGCTGGTCATGAAGTCTATATTTTCGCTCCCAAAGTCAAAGGTTATCAGGAGAAAGACCCAACTGTCATGCGGCTAAACTCAGTGAAGCTTGTTGCTTCTGAGCCAGAGCAAAGAATGGCTCTGCCAATCCCGAACGAGTCCTTTCGAAAAACCCTGAGAGTTAAGCTTGACCTAGTTCACGCCCACGGCGGTGGTTCTTTCAGTTTCCTTGGTTATCAACTCGCCTTGGCAAAGGGGTACCCCTTTATTCTTACTTACCACGCCTTTTTGAAGCACTACACGCACTATTTTCTCAATGGCCGGCTCGTCAACCCAAGAATGGTGGAGACAGCCAGTCGAGTTTTTTGTAACCAAGCTGATGTCGTCATCGCTCCAACTGAAAAAATGAAAGTTGAGCTTGAAAGTTACGGGGTGACCAAACCAATTGAAGTTGTTTCCAATGTTTTTGATTTGAGCCAATTCGGCCAGGCCAAAAAAGGTTTTCTCCACAAAAAGTTAAAAATAGACTCGGGAAGGCCGATTCTTCTGACCGTCTCACGGCTTGGAAAGGAAAAAAATATCGATTTTCTTTTTCGTAGTTTTGCTCGTGTTGCCAAGAAAGACGCGAGTTCAGTTTTTGTTGTTGTAGGCGATGGTCCTGAAAAAGAGAATTTAAAAAAACTTGCTCAAAAATTAAAAATCAGCTCTCGGGTCAAATTCACTGGCTATGTCAGCAAAGAAAGTCTTCCTGAAGTTTATGCCGATGCCGAGATCTTTCTTTTTGCTTCAAAAAGTGAAACTCAGGGAATGGTAATTCCAGAGGCAGCTGCCTCCGGACTACCTTTTGTGGTAGTTCAGGATCAAGCTTTTGTTGGAGTGGTCGAAGACGGGCGTAATGGCTTTGAAATTAAAGGTAAAGAAAGTGATTTTGCCCAGAAAGTGCTTGAATTGCTTAAAAATACCGAGAAAAGAAAAGCTTTCGGAGACTATTCAAAGCAGTTGATCAAAGAAAATTTCTCGGTCGAGGACAGTATTGACAAACTTATTAAAGTTTACGAGCAAGCCCGAGAAATCCGTGCTCAGAAGCCGCGCTTGAGTAACAAGATTCAAGGCAGAGTCAAAGACTTTGCGAGTCTTTTTAAAGTTGTCAAAGAGCTGAACAAAAGAATAGGATTTTTCAATGGTAGTGATAGTTGA
- a CDS encoding bifunctional 5,10-methylenetetrahydrofolate dehydrogenase/5,10-methenyltetrahydrofolate cyclohydrolase, with product MVVIVDGRALRDQILQELKREIETKKLEPRLAVVQVGNDPASSRYIEQKRKAAEEIGAGLVHYKLDQSLSFPEIKKLIARLNRDKTTNGIIVQLPLPSQLKAQEVTNLISPSKDVDGLVEDSPFEPATPGAVLTILNHYQVQVKGKKVVVLGQSNLVGKPLSDRLEKMGAKVTRLDIDTPPPLEPLVEQGDVVVSAVGKIGLVSPKMVKEGAVVIDVGTNLDTKTGKLVGDVDFEAVKDKVSLITPVPGGVGPMTVAMLMKNLVEAAGNQETLK from the coding sequence ATGGTAGTGATAGTTGACGGTCGAGCTCTGCGTGATCAAATCCTCCAAGAACTAAAAAGAGAAATCGAAACTAAAAAGCTAGAACCAAGGCTAGCTGTTGTCCAGGTGGGAAATGATCCCGCGAGTAGTCGGTATATCGAACAAAAAAGAAAAGCCGCTGAAGAAATTGGGGCGGGTTTGGTTCATTACAAGCTTGATCAGAGCCTTAGTTTTCCAGAAATAAAAAAGTTAATTGCACGCTTGAACCGCGACAAAACTACTAACGGAATTATTGTCCAGCTACCCTTACCTTCGCAGCTGAAAGCGCAGGAAGTTACAAACTTAATCAGCCCAAGCAAAGATGTTGACGGGTTAGTTGAAGATTCTCCCTTTGAGCCAGCGACCCCGGGTGCGGTGCTGACGATTTTGAACCACTACCAAGTTCAAGTTAAAGGGAAAAAAGTGGTTGTCCTCGGTCAGAGTAATCTCGTGGGTAAACCCTTGTCAGACAGGCTCGAAAAAATGGGAGCAAAAGTTACTCGTCTTGACATTGATACACCCCCTCCGCTTGAGCCTTTGGTTGAGCAAGGGGATGTTGTCGTCAGTGCTGTCGGAAAGATTGGTCTGGTCAGTCCAAAGATGGTTAAAGAGGGTGCAGTGGTGATTGATGTTGGGACCAATTTGGATACGAAGACAGGAAAACTGGTAGGCGATGTAGATTTTGAGGCGGTTAAAGACAAGGTCAGCCTAATTACTCCGGTTCCGGGTGGGGTTGGGCCCATGACCGTGGCGATGCTGATGAAAAACCTTGTGGAAGCTGCTGGCAATCAAGAAACTTTGAAGTGA
- a CDS encoding AAA family ATPase codes for MEIPMQPQVAEKPLEVYGRNLTQLAKEGVLDPVIGRDEEIRRLMQVLSRRTKNNPVLIGEAGVGKTAIVEGLAQRIVAGDVPDTLKNREIFQLDISSLLAGAAFRGEFEERLKAVLKEITESGKYILFIDELHLVVGAGKAEGAVDAANILKPALARGELHTVGATTLKEYREYIEKDPALERRFQPVLVEEPSIEDTVAILRGIKEKYEVHHGIRITDSALVAAAQLSSRYISGRLLPDKAVDLVDEAAAALKMEVESMPTELDQMKRRLIQLEIEKEALKKEKDPASKERLTKLEAEIKELKTKATEMEKNWRAEKEVITNLRSKSAELEKTKVALEQAEREAELNKAAELKYGKIPQLEKEVQEFNKKLKEVSKDGQILREEVSADDIASVVSRWTGIPVNRLLQSEASKLSHLEDELHRRMVDQEKAIKAVSNSIRRHRAGISEESRPIGSFIFLGPTGVGKTELARSLAEFMFNDEKSMVRLDMSEYMEQHAVARLIGSPPGYVGYEEGGQLTEAVRRKPYAVILFDEIEKAHPEVFNTLLQVLDEGRLTDGRGRTVDFKNAIIIMTSNLGSDIIQKYAGKTPAIMEEELLGLVRGTFRPEFLNRLDEIVVFEPLGEKEIREITNLQIDRVVQRLKEQGIELKVSKEVADKIAKEGYDPVYGARPLKRVIQDLILDELSLEIIEGKVKKGDKVEARLVNGKIHFKVS; via the coding sequence ATGGAAATCCCAATGCAACCGCAAGTGGCGGAAAAACCTCTTGAAGTTTACGGTCGTAACCTGACTCAACTCGCCAAGGAAGGGGTTCTTGATCCAGTCATTGGTCGTGATGAAGAAATTCGCCGCCTCATGCAGGTTCTCTCTCGCCGTACGAAGAATAATCCGGTGCTTATTGGTGAAGCTGGCGTGGGCAAGACCGCCATTGTTGAAGGTTTAGCCCAACGCATTGTCGCCGGAGACGTCCCCGATACCCTCAAAAACCGCGAGATTTTTCAACTCGATATCTCCTCTCTTCTAGCCGGAGCAGCCTTTCGCGGCGAGTTTGAAGAACGCCTCAAGGCGGTTTTGAAGGAAATAACTGAGTCCGGCAAGTACATCTTATTTATTGACGAACTTCACCTTGTCGTCGGTGCGGGCAAAGCTGAAGGTGCAGTCGACGCCGCCAACATTCTCAAGCCGGCCCTCGCTCGTGGTGAACTACACACTGTTGGAGCCACCACCCTCAAAGAATACCGCGAGTATATTGAAAAAGACCCCGCTCTTGAGCGAAGATTTCAACCAGTACTGGTGGAAGAGCCTTCAATTGAAGACACAGTGGCAATTTTGCGGGGTATCAAAGAAAAGTACGAAGTTCACCATGGAATCAGGATTACCGACAGTGCTCTTGTTGCGGCCGCTCAACTTTCCTCTCGTTATATCTCTGGGCGACTGCTACCCGACAAAGCCGTTGATTTAGTTGACGAAGCCGCTGCCGCTCTCAAAATGGAAGTCGAGAGCATGCCCACTGAACTTGATCAGATGAAGCGCCGTCTCATCCAGCTCGAGATTGAAAAAGAAGCTTTGAAAAAAGAAAAAGACCCCGCTTCAAAGGAACGTTTAACTAAACTTGAAGCTGAAATCAAAGAGTTGAAAACTAAGGCTACTGAGATGGAGAAAAACTGGCGGGCTGAAAAGGAAGTTATCACCAACTTACGCAGCAAATCCGCCGAACTAGAAAAAACTAAAGTCGCCCTTGAACAAGCTGAACGCGAAGCTGAGCTCAACAAAGCGGCCGAACTTAAATACGGTAAAATCCCCCAACTCGAGAAGGAAGTCCAAGAATTTAATAAAAAACTAAAAGAAGTTTCCAAGGACGGCCAGATTCTACGAGAAGAAGTCAGCGCTGACGATATTGCGTCTGTTGTCTCACGCTGGACTGGAATACCCGTCAACCGCCTTCTGCAGTCCGAGGCCTCTAAACTCTCTCACCTGGAAGATGAGCTCCACAGACGTATGGTTGATCAGGAAAAAGCTATTAAAGCGGTCTCGAACTCAATCAGACGCCACAGAGCCGGTATTTCCGAAGAGTCAAGACCGATTGGATCCTTTATTTTCCTCGGGCCCACCGGAGTCGGAAAAACTGAACTAGCCCGCTCTCTCGCCGAATTTATGTTTAATGACGAAAAGTCCATGGTTCGCCTCGACATGAGCGAGTACATGGAGCAACACGCTGTCGCCCGACTCATCGGGTCTCCTCCCGGCTACGTTGGCTATGAGGAAGGCGGACAGCTCACCGAAGCAGTCCGACGTAAGCCCTACGCAGTCATTTTGTTTGATGAAATTGAAAAAGCTCATCCTGAAGTTTTCAACACTCTTCTCCAAGTTCTTGACGAGGGCCGTCTCACTGATGGGCGTGGACGGACGGTCGATTTCAAAAATGCGATTATCATTATGACTAGCAACTTGGGAAGTGACATTATTCAAAAATATGCTGGGAAAACCCCGGCCATCATGGAAGAAGAACTCTTGGGGCTCGTGCGGGGCACCTTTCGACCTGAGTTCTTGAACCGACTCGATGAAATTGTCGTTTTTGAGCCTCTAGGAGAAAAAGAAATTCGGGAAATAACTAATCTTCAAATTGATCGAGTGGTGCAAAGACTAAAAGAACAAGGAATTGAACTTAAAGTAAGCAAGGAAGTCGCCGACAAAATTGCTAAAGAAGGCTACGACCCTGTCTACGGAGCCCGTCCCCTGAAACGAGTGATTCAAGATTTAATCCTCGACGAACTGTCTTTGGAAATAATTGAAGGCAAAGTGAAAAAGGGAGATAAGGTCGAAGCAAGGTTAGTTAATGGCAAGATTCACTTCAAAGTTTCTTGA
- a CDS encoding Fic family protein — MFRPKFTITNNILGNVGKIEAAREVIENSPLVPAWEAKFRQEAVIRAVHYGTHIEGNDLSFTEAKDVLEGKEVTARERDIQEVLNYRGVVDYINKEGTKERPLDTEMLLQIHQLTVNKLVPEDQVGSFRQVPVVVKGVKTGQVTYSPPPPAEVEKLVEDLLSWVNYEEAKEISPLLRAGVVMYEIVRIHPFTEGNGRTARALATLLLFKEDYDVKRFFSLEEYYDEDIGAYYDALQAASKQLISDESERDLTSWLEYFIEGLAIEINRIKDKVKKLSVDLRLKGKQGQIVLNERQIKLIEYMDQYGQITNKEWRALLPMVSDDTILREMKDLLKKKLVRKKGSTKAAIYLLK; from the coding sequence GTGTTTAGACCAAAATTTACTATCACCAACAATATTCTAGGTAACGTTGGGAAAATCGAAGCCGCGCGAGAAGTGATTGAAAACTCTCCTCTGGTTCCAGCTTGGGAAGCAAAATTTCGGCAAGAAGCAGTGATTCGGGCGGTCCACTATGGGACTCATATCGAAGGGAACGACCTTAGTTTTACAGAAGCAAAAGATGTTCTAGAAGGAAAGGAAGTGACTGCTCGGGAGAGAGACATTCAAGAAGTTCTCAACTATCGGGGTGTAGTCGACTATATTAACAAAGAGGGAACCAAGGAACGTCCGCTTGATACGGAAATGCTTCTGCAAATCCACCAGCTGACCGTCAACAAGCTTGTCCCAGAAGACCAAGTCGGCAGTTTCCGCCAAGTTCCAGTGGTGGTCAAAGGAGTAAAAACTGGTCAAGTTACTTATTCACCACCACCACCAGCCGAGGTAGAAAAGCTAGTTGAAGACTTACTTTCATGGGTAAATTATGAGGAAGCGAAGGAGATATCTCCTTTATTGAGAGCGGGTGTGGTCATGTACGAAATTGTTCGGATTCACCCTTTCACCGAAGGGAATGGTCGGACTGCCAGGGCTCTGGCAACACTCTTGCTCTTCAAAGAAGACTACGATGTCAAAAGGTTTTTCTCTTTGGAAGAGTACTACGATGAAGATATAGGGGCTTATTATGACGCTTTGCAGGCTGCCTCAAAACAGCTAATTAGTGACGAGAGTGAAAGAGATCTGACCAGTTGGCTTGAGTATTTCATTGAAGGTCTGGCGATCGAGATCAACCGCATCAAAGACAAGGTCAAAAAACTCTCAGTTGACCTTCGACTCAAAGGAAAGCAAGGACAGATCGTTCTCAATGAGCGTCAAATCAAACTTATCGAATATATGGACCAGTACGGGCAAATTACTAATAAAGAATGGCGAGCGCTTTTGCCCATGGTCAGTGACGATACTATTCTGCGGGAGATGAAAGATTTGCTGAAGAAAAAACTGGTTAGAAAAAAGGGTTCAACCAAGGCAGCAATTTACTTACTAAAATAG
- a CDS encoding acylphosphatase translates to MDQVKILVTGKVQGVLYRSFVSRYALNLGLTGWARNNTDGSVEVLAEGKKKDLEQLVLVAKSGPQLSKIEEVKIEWVKGEKEFGDFTGFNIV, encoded by the coding sequence ATGGATCAAGTCAAGATTTTGGTGACCGGAAAAGTTCAAGGAGTCCTTTACCGCTCTTTTGTCAGTCGCTACGCCTTGAATCTGGGTTTAACCGGTTGGGCTCGCAACAACACTGACGGTAGCGTTGAAGTTCTGGCTGAGGGTAAGAAAAAAGACTTGGAACAACTAGTTTTGGTAGCTAAATCTGGACCGCAGCTTTCCAAGATTGAAGAGGTTAAGATTGAATGGGTTAAAGGTGAAAAAGAGTTTGGCGACTTCACTGGCTTTAATATTGTTTAG
- a CDS encoding NAD(P)H-dependent glycerol-3-phosphate dehydrogenase, with protein sequence MKVGVIGAGAFGTALAVQLIKNKNEVLLWSFEDKVVEEINQLHQNNTYLAGVLLLRKLKASQDLKKVINWAEIVFNTTPVFATRSTYKGINLKGKVLVSASKGIEKETHQLLHEIFGQTLEGAFQYAALSGPSFARELAVGEMTAVSLASKEPKVSENVKKLLESSNFRVQIVDDVVGVELGGALKNVLAIAAGICAGAGRGKDFQAAIFVEGLNEMIALGEKMGAEKQTFYSLAGLGDLFLTSTSDQSRNFNFGFQLGQGDSVQKALAGKTVEGVGSAESAAYLAEKHSIKAPLFENIYAVTSGKKEAKKALVDIWSALEF encoded by the coding sequence ATGAAAGTCGGGGTAATAGGTGCTGGGGCTTTTGGGACTGCTTTGGCAGTACAGCTAATTAAAAATAAAAATGAAGTGCTGCTTTGGTCTTTTGAAGATAAGGTTGTAGAGGAAATAAATCAGCTTCATCAAAACAATACTTATCTTGCCGGAGTTTTGTTGCTCAGGAAACTAAAAGCAAGCCAAGACTTAAAAAAAGTGATAAATTGGGCCGAAATAGTTTTTAATACCACCCCGGTTTTTGCGACTCGGTCTACTTACAAAGGAATCAATTTAAAGGGAAAAGTTTTGGTTTCAGCTTCAAAAGGAATTGAGAAAGAAACTCATCAGCTTTTGCACGAGATTTTTGGACAAACTCTGGAAGGGGCTTTCCAATACGCAGCTTTGTCAGGTCCAAGCTTTGCTCGCGAGCTTGCTGTTGGGGAGATGACCGCTGTTTCTCTGGCTAGCAAGGAGCCAAAAGTTTCTGAAAATGTAAAAAAACTTTTGGAAAGTTCAAACTTCCGGGTTCAAATTGTCGATGATGTAGTTGGAGTTGAGCTCGGAGGAGCACTAAAAAATGTTTTGGCAATTGCAGCTGGGATCTGCGCTGGGGCGGGACGAGGCAAGGATTTTCAGGCAGCAATTTTTGTGGAAGGTTTAAACGAAATGATTGCTCTTGGTGAAAAGATGGGGGCGGAGAAGCAAACGTTTTACTCCTTAGCTGGTCTTGGGGATCTCTTTTTGACCTCAACGAGCGACCAATCACGCAATTTTAACTTTGGTTTTCAACTTGGACAAGGTGACAGTGTTCAGAAAGCGTTAGCTGGGAAAACGGTTGAAGGCGTTGGGAGTGCTGAGAGCGCAGCTTACCTGGCGGAGAAACACAGTATCAAGGCTCCTCTTTTTGAAAATATCTACGCCGTTACTTCTGGAAAAAAAGAAGCAAAAAAGGCTCTGGTCGATATTTGGTCAGCCTTGGAATTTTAA
- a CDS encoding ATP-dependent DNA ligase, whose protein sequence is MKFSTLADYFEKLEAETKRNELVQILSELFKKSSPAEIPEIAYLIQGRVAPFFEATEIGMAEKMVEQAISAAYDLERDEVKKLATKRGDQGIAAGELNKKKGIKDKGLTVSEVFKQLRKIAETSGEGSVETKIGLLVSLLKQIGPESAKHLVRVPLGKTRLGIGDPTVLDSLSFAKVGDKSLRKDLEEAYNKTSDLGFVAETFWSKGLKAIKAVELIIGKPVRPALAERLPDAEAVVKRMGEEFAVEPKFDGFRCQVHKEGEKVRIFSRNLEDFTSSFPDLVEGVKTEVAAKSFILEGEAIAYNPLTKEFLPFQETTKRRRKYGVEEAAEKAPLKLFCFDLLYLNGKDITGEPYVERRKKLKELIKDDSQTIMEAVGKMAHKADDLTKQFEEAISEGLEGVMIKRLDSTYQAGARNFNWIKFKRQAGGELEDSVDCVILGYFYGTGKRTNFGVGGLFLGVYDDKADKFLSISRLGTGLTDEEFRTMKTELDKIKVFHKPARVEALIEPSVWVEPRLVAEIFADEITRSPIHTAGKDKEGIGYALRFPRLVKFRGSDKRAEDATTVKEIEQMFQAQKKVKVS, encoded by the coding sequence ATGAAATTTTCAACTCTTGCTGATTATTTTGAAAAATTGGAAGCTGAAACCAAGCGCAACGAGCTTGTCCAAATTCTTTCTGAGTTGTTTAAAAAATCTTCTCCTGCGGAAATTCCCGAAATTGCTTATTTGATACAAGGCAGAGTGGCCCCTTTCTTTGAAGCAACTGAGATTGGCATGGCGGAGAAAATGGTGGAGCAGGCGATCTCGGCGGCTTATGATTTAGAGCGGGATGAAGTTAAAAAGCTTGCCACCAAAAGAGGAGATCAAGGAATTGCAGCCGGAGAACTAAACAAAAAGAAGGGTATTAAAGACAAAGGACTGACTGTCTCTGAGGTTTTCAAGCAATTGCGAAAAATAGCAGAGACTTCAGGGGAGGGGTCCGTTGAAACCAAAATAGGGCTTTTGGTGAGCTTACTTAAGCAGATTGGACCAGAGTCCGCTAAACACCTGGTTCGAGTCCCCCTTGGGAAAACTAGATTAGGGATTGGCGATCCAACAGTTTTGGACAGCCTTAGTTTTGCCAAAGTTGGAGACAAATCCTTGCGTAAGGATTTGGAAGAAGCCTACAACAAAACTAGTGACCTAGGTTTTGTCGCTGAGACTTTTTGGAGTAAAGGACTGAAAGCGATCAAGGCAGTTGAGCTTATTATTGGCAAACCAGTTCGTCCGGCTCTGGCGGAGAGACTCCCTGATGCTGAAGCAGTTGTCAAGAGAATGGGAGAAGAGTTTGCGGTTGAGCCAAAGTTTGACGGTTTTCGTTGTCAGGTTCATAAAGAAGGTGAAAAGGTCAGAATCTTTTCGCGTAACCTCGAAGACTTTACTAGCTCCTTTCCTGATTTGGTTGAAGGAGTAAAAACTGAAGTTGCGGCCAAGAGCTTTATCCTGGAAGGAGAGGCAATTGCTTACAATCCGTTAACCAAAGAATTTTTACCTTTCCAGGAAACTACCAAGCGCCGCCGCAAATATGGAGTTGAGGAGGCAGCTGAAAAGGCTCCACTCAAGCTTTTTTGCTTTGACTTACTTTATTTAAATGGAAAGGATATTACAGGGGAGCCCTACGTGGAGCGAAGAAAAAAATTGAAAGAGCTCATTAAAGATGATTCCCAGACGATCATGGAGGCAGTGGGAAAAATGGCTCACAAGGCTGATGACTTGACCAAGCAGTTTGAAGAAGCGATTTCGGAAGGTCTTGAGGGAGTAATGATTAAGCGCTTGGATTCTACTTATCAAGCTGGAGCAAGAAACTTCAATTGGATCAAGTTCAAACGCCAGGCAGGCGGTGAGCTTGAGGACAGTGTTGATTGCGTTATTCTCGGCTATTTCTATGGAACAGGGAAGAGAACCAATTTTGGTGTTGGAGGTTTGTTTTTAGGAGTTTATGACGATAAAGCAGACAAATTCCTCTCAATTAGCAGACTTGGAACGGGATTGACAGATGAAGAATTCCGGACAATGAAAACAGAACTGGATAAGATAAAGGTCTTCCACAAGCCGGCTCGGGTGGAAGCACTGATCGAGCCTTCGGTTTGGGTCGAACCAAGGCTAGTAGCTGAGATTTTTGCTGATGAGATCACTCGTAGCCCGATTCATACCGCTGGCAAGGATAAAGAAGGGATTGGCTATGCCCTTCGTTTTCCTCGGTTAGTTAAATTCCGAGGCTCGGATAAGAGGGCTGAAGACGCAACTACCGTCAAAGAGATTGAACAGATGTTTCAGGCACAGAAGAAAGTTAAAGTAAGTTAG